A single window of Balaenoptera ricei isolate mBalRic1 chromosome 15, mBalRic1.hap2, whole genome shotgun sequence DNA harbors:
- the ASPHD1 gene encoding aspartate beta-hydroxylase domain-containing protein 1 — MWKGNSPGCNQGAAMEGTSGELGGQGNWGLEDAPGLLARASLPIMPAWPLPLASSALTLLLGALTSLFLWYCYRLGSQDMQALGAGSRAGAVSGRPGGCSEVGRPSPRSSGESVEGPRTEGLVSRRLRAYARRYSWAGMGRVRRAAQGSPGPGGGPGVLGIQRPGLLFLPDLPSAPFVPRDAQRHDVELLESSFPAILRDFGAVSWDFSGTTPLPRGWSPPLAPGCYQLLLYQAGRCQPSNCRRCPGAYRALRGLRSFMSANTFGNAGFSVLLPGARLEGRCGPTNARVRCHLGLKIPPGCELVVGGEPQCWAEGHCLLVDDSFLHTVAHNGSPEDGPRVVFIVDLWHPNVAGAERQALDFVFAPDP, encoded by the exons ATGTGGAAGGGAAACAGCCCAGGGTGTAACCAGGGAGCAGCCATGGAAGGAACCAGTGGAGAACTGGGGGGACAAGGGAACTGGGGTCTGGAAGATGCCCCAGGCCTCTTGGCCAGGGCCTCCCTGCCCATCATGCCTGCATGGCCATTGCCTCTGGCCTCGTCTGCCCTTACCCTGCTCCTTGGAGCTCTCACTTCCCTCTTCCTCTGGTACTGCTACCGCCTGGGCTCCCAAGATATGCAGGCCCTAGGGGCTGGGAGTCGGGCTGGGGCTGTCAGTGGTAGGCCTGGAGGGTGCTCTGAGGTTGGCAGACCAAGCCCACGGAGCTCTGGGGAGTCTGTGGAAGGACCTAGGACAGAAGGCCTAGTGAGCCGTCGCCTTCGGGCCTACGCCAGGCGCTACTCTTGGGCAGGGATGGGTAGGGTGAGGCGGGCAGCTCAGGGTAgcccaggccctgggggagggcCAGGGGTCCTGGGCATTCAGCGCCCAGGCCTGCTTTTCCTGCCAGACCTGCCCTCAGCCCCCTTCGTGCCACGGGATGCCCAGCGGCATGATGTGGAGCTCCTGGAGAGCAGCTTCCCTGCCATTTTGAGGGACTTTGGGGCTGTGAGCTGGGACTTCTCAGGGACTACCCCTCTGCCTCGGGGCTGGTCCCCACCACTGGCCCCTGGGTGCTACCAGCTCCTGCTATACCAAGCAGGCCGGTGCCAACCCAGCAACTGCCGCCGGTGCCCGGGGGCCTATCGGGCACTGAGGGGGCTGCGAAGCTTTATGAGTGCCAACACCTTCGGCAATGCTGGCTTTTCCGTCCTCCTGCCCGGGGCCCGGCTCGAGGGCCGCTGTGGGCCCACCAATGCCCGAGTCAGATGCCACCTGG GCCTGAAGATCCCCCCTGGCTGTGAGCTGGTGGTCGGGGGTGAGCCCCAGTGCTGGGCTGAGGGACATTGTCTACTGGTGGACGACTCCTTCCTGCATACAGTGGCTCATAATG GCTCTCCCGAAGATGGGCCTCGAGTGGTCTTCATCGTGGACCTTTGGCATCCCAATGTGGCTGGGGCCGAACGCCAGGCCCTCGACTTTGTCTTCGCACCAGACCCTTGA